The following proteins come from a genomic window of Miscanthus floridulus cultivar M001 chromosome 2, ASM1932011v1, whole genome shotgun sequence:
- the LOC136540017 gene encoding uncharacterized protein, with protein MDSRLGVQHGHHHSHNKGISKPPVHHHHAGRRGGGAAGSGTTQGGGGGNKGIKVVYISSPMKLTASAEEFRAIVQELTGRDSNVADHDLDGGAYYAGAPSSSSSSYSSFGRVSPTAAAAGDRALSSPTMVAATNAGPVRRPPAEYAATMAEPPPFQSMYDQTAGSLLYGQDYC; from the coding sequence ATGGACAGCAGGCTGGGCGTGCAGCACGGGCACCACCACAGCCACAACAAAGGCATCTCCAAGCCGCCGgtgcaccaccaccacgccgggaggaggggcggcggcgccgccgggTCCGGGACCACgcagggcggcggcggaggcaatAAGGGGATCAAGGTGGTGTACATCTCCAGCCCCATGAAGCTCACCGCCAGCGCCGAGGAGTTCCGCGCCATCGTGCAGGAGCTCACCGGCCGCGACTCCAACGTCGCCGACCACGACCTCGACGGCGGCGCCTACTACGCGGGCGcgccgtcctcgtcctcgtcttcCTACTCCTCATTCGGACGCGTCtccccgacggcggcggcggcaggcgacCGCGCTCTGTCGTCGCCGACGATGGTCGCGGCGACGAACGCCGGGCCGgtccgccggccgccggccgaGTATGCCGCCACGATGGCCGAGCCGCCGCCGTTCCAGAGCATGTACGACCAAACTGCCGGGAGCTTGCTTTACGGCCAGGACTACTGCTAG